From the genome of Roseinatronobacter sp. S2:
TCCCGAAATGCTGAAAGGGTCGGTGACCGTATTCGGGGCCACGCTGGAAAAATACCGGCTTGTCGCCGTGGGGCTGGGGTTGGTGCTGTTCGTCATCATGCGCGCGGTGCTGCGCAACACCAAACTGGGGCTGATTGTGCGTGCAGGGGTGGAAAACCCCGAAATGGTGCAGGCGATGGGCTATCACATTCGCCGTGTTTTCGTGCTGGTGTTTGTGGCCGGTTCGGCGCTGGCGGGTTTGGGCGGCGTGATGTGGGCGCTCTATCAGGAAATGATCACCGCACATATGGGCATGGAAATCATGATCCTTGTGTTCATCGTGGTCATCATCGGCGGGCTTGGTTCGGTCGAAGGGTGCTTTATCGGCGCGCTTCTGGTGGGGTTGATGCAGAATTACACGGCCTTTCTGGAACCCAAACTGGCGCTGATTTCGAACATCGCGCTGATGGTCGCGATCCTGATGTGGCGGCCACAGGGCATGATGCCCGTGATCAAGGCGAAGTAAGGGGATAACAGATGATACGGTTTTTCCTGTCCGGCGACCATCCGCAAAGCCGCGTTCTGACCGCGCTGTTGCTGGTTATTCTTGTCACCCTTGCGCTTGCACCATTCCTGTTTCCCGGCACGCGCAGTCTGGAAACGGCGGCCCGCATCTGCATTTTCATTGTGCTGGTGGCCAGCTATGATCTGTTGCTGGGCTATGCGGGGATTGTCAGTTTCGCGCATACCATGTTTTTTGGCATGGGGGCTTATGGGGTGGCCATTGCCACGCAGCGCATGGGCACCGGCTATGATGCAATGATTGTGGGCACGGTTGCGGGCACGGCCCTTGCTGCCGTGTTCGCATTGGGCATTGCGCTGTTTTCATTGCGGGTGCGCGCGATCTTCTTTGCCATGATCACACTGGCCATCGCGTCGGCGGTGGGTGTTCTGGTCAGCCAGCTTTCGGGCATAACGGGGGGCGAGGATGGGATGAATATTCGCATACCCCGCGAGTTGACACCTGCGTTCCGCCCGTTTGATGAGCCGGTGCTGGGCTTGCGCATTACAGGGCGGCATCTGAACTACTACCTTGTGTTCTTTTCATGCCTTATCATGTTTCTGGTATTGCTGCGCGTCGTGAACTCCCCGTTCGGGCGGGTTTTGCAAGCGATCCGCGAAAACGCCTTCCGCGCCGAGGCAATCGGCTACCGTGTTGTCTATTATCGTGCCATGGCCACGGTGCTGTCGGCGGCGGTTGCGGCGCTGGCAGGGGCGGTTTTCGCAATCTGGTTGCGCTATGTCGGGCCGGCCACGACCCTTGGTGTGGAAATCATGCTGGATATTTTGCTGATCGTGGTCATCGGCGGCATGGGCACGATGTATGGCGCAGTCATCGGCACCGTTGTGTTTGTGCTGGCGCAGAATTACCTGAAGGACTGGATGGGCGGCGCATCGGATGCGACATCATTCCTGCCACTTGTGCCGGATCTGCTGAACCCCGACCGCTGGTTGATGTGGCTGGGCATATTGTTCATTCTGTCGGTCTATTTCTTTCCCAGCGGGGTTGTGGGGCGGTTGCGGGGCAAGGCATGACGCGGCCCGCCGCGCGCTATATCCATGTGCACCGCCATGGCAGCGGTCCTGCGCTGGTGTTCCTGCATGGCTGGACAATGGCGGGGGACATCTTCGCCGATGCCTTCCGGCGTCTGGGCGACAGGTTCAGCTGCATCGCGCCCGACCTGCCCGGCCATGGCCGCACCGAAGGGTATGCCCCCGATGTGCACGGGGCCACGGAAATGCTGGCGGATCTGTTGCAAGCCGAAGATCTGCGCAATGTCACACTGATAGGCTGGTCGCTGGGCGCATTGGTGGGCTGGTCCCATTTGCGGCACGGCGGCGGGGCGCGCATCGGCGCAATGGTCAGCCTGGATATGAGTCCCCGACCCTTGAATGGCGGGGACTGGTCGCTGGGCTTGCATGGCCAGACCGCGCAGCAGGCCCGCGCCAAGGGGCAATGGTTCCGCGATGACTGGGCCAGCGCTGCAAATGTCATTGCGCGCAGCATGTTTGCAGGTCCTCAGGGTGCCCCCGGTCTGGACATCGCGCAGGCCAGCGCGCGCATATCCGCGCAAGACCCGCAGCTTATGGCAGGGTTATGGGACAGCCTTGTGGCGTGTGATTGCCGCGACACCATCCGCCGCCTGCCTGTGCCGCTGCTGGCCATTCACGGCGCCGCCAGTCGCGCCTACCCGCAGGAAACAGCGCATTGGCTTGCAAACTCCGCACCGCGCGGGGCATTTTCGATTATGCCGCAAGCGGGCCATTCGCCGCTTCTGGAACAGCCTGATGCCACCTGCGCCGAAATCGCGCAATTTGCCCTGAACCCCGAGAGTCGTTGCTGATGGAAAAACCTGCCGCCACCCGTATTCCCCGCACCCGCCGTGGCCGCGAAACCCGCGAAGCTATCCTGCGCGCCGCTGAATCCGAGATTGGCGCGCAAGGGTATGCGGCCGCGTCCATCAACGACATCACCCGCGCAGCAGGCATCGCGCAGGGCACATTCTATATCTACTTTGACAGCAAAGAGCATGTGTTTCGCGAACTTGTCGCCGAAATGGGGCGGTTCACGCGCAAAACCCTGTCGGACGCAGTGGCCAGCGCGCCTGACCGCCTTGGGGCCGAACGCCTTGGCCTGCGCGCCTTTCTTGACATCGCAGCTACCCGACCCACGCTTTACAACATTGTCGAAGAAGCGCGTTTTGTCGATCCCGACAGCTATAACAGCTACTTCAAATCTTTTGCGCGCGGATATGCGAACAATCTGGCCGCCGCCGCGCGCGAGGGCGAAATCAGGCCCGGAAATGCCGAAATTCGCGCATGGGCCTTGATGGGCATGGCGGTGACACTGGGCGAACGTTTCGGGCTGACAGGGGCCGACCCTGATGAAGTCGTGGCCGAAGTGTTCGACATGCTGGAAAACGGTCTGCGGCCATGACTGCGGTAACACTGACCCATGATGCGGGCATTGCCACGCTGACACTGAACCGCCCCGACCGGTGCAACGCGCTTGACGACAGCCTGCTGGCGGGTCTGCATGCCGCGCTTGACACTTTGGGACAGCCCCGCGCCGTGGTGCTGCGCGCGGCGGGGCGGCATTTTTCGACAGGGGGCGATGTGGCGCGCTTCGCCCAAGAAGTTGCGGCGGGCAATGGCGCGCGCTACGGCGATGCAGTCGTGGGCGGGCTGAACCGCGCCATATTGCGCATCGCAGCCCTGCCCTGCCCCGTTATTGCCGAAGTGCAGGGCGCACTGACGGGCGGGGCGCTGGGGCTGGTTCTGGCCACAGACATGATTGCCATGAACCGCACGGCATTTGTCCAGCCCTTCTACAGCGTCGTGGGTTTTGCGCCCGATGGCGGCTGGACGGCACTGCTGCCCGACCGCATAGGCCCGGCCCGCGCCCGCAGCATTTTGCTGTTGAACCAACGCCTTGGCGCGCAGGACCTGGCTGCACTGGGACTGGCGCAGGCGGTTGCCGATGACACCGCGCCGGTGGTTGCGCAATGGCTGGCCACGCTGGACACGCATCTGGCAGGGTCCATGACCGCGACCAAGGCGTTGCTGCACGACCAGCCACGTTTGCAGCGCGCCCTTGACGCCGAACGCGCCGCATTTATCGCCCGCCTGAACACCGACGAGGTCCGTTACGGCATGGCGCGTTTTCTTGCCCAGTTGAAAGGATCATGACATGGGATTTGCCCCCGACATGGCCGCCAAGCGGGCCGAACTGACACCCGATGCGCTGGCCTTCCTTGACCACAGCACAGGGCGCAACTGGACATTTGCGCAGGTAAATGCCGAAGCCGCCGCAGTTGCGGGCGGGCTTTTGGGGCTGGGGCTGGAACAGGGCGCGCGGGTCGCCATCCTGTGCCATAACCGCGCCGAATTCTTCATCGCGCTGTTTGCCTGCCAGAAAGCGGGCCTGATCCTGTGCCCATTGAACTGGCGTCAGCCCGATGCGGAGCTTCGCCCTCTTCTGGCAAGTGTGGGGTGCAGCGCCATTTTGCATGACGCCGCCCATGCGACACTTGCGCAGGCGCTGTCGGACGGGCAGCCTTGCATCGGTTTTGCCGCGCAGGGCGGGTTCGATCTGCATGGCCCACCGCCACCACCGCGCCAGATTGACGATGATGCGCCATGGTATCTGCTGTTCACATCCGGCACGACGGGCCTGCCAAAGGCCGTGATCCAGACCCCGCGCATGGCCATGGGGAACGCTGTGAATATTGCGCAGCACCTTGGCCTGTCATCGCACGACAGCACTGCGTGTTTCCTGCCGCTGTTTCATACGGCGGGCATCAACCTGTTTACATTGCCGGTGTTCCTGTGGGGTGGGCACAGCCATGTTCTGGCGAAATTCCAGCCCGATGACCTGTTCGATCTGATTGCCACGGGCCGGATTTCGCATTTCTTCGGGGTGCCTGCGATTTATCAGGCGTTCAGCCTGCACCCTGCCATCGATGATGTGGATCTGACACGCCTGCGCAGCTATGCCTGTGGCGGTGCCGCCCTGCCCGCAGAGGTGATCCGGTTCTTTGCGGACCGCGGCGCGGTCATCTGCAACGGCTACGGCATGACGGAAACAGGGCCAACGGGATTTTTGCTTGATCCCGCCGCCGCGCTGGCGCGGATCGGGTCCATTGGCAAACCCCAGACCATGACCGAAGCGCGCCTGTCCGGCGTGCCAGACGGCCAGCCGGGAGAGGGAGAGTTGGAAATGCGCGGCGCAACCGTGACGCCGGGGTATTTTGGCGACCCCGATGCCACAGCAAGCGCCTTTACCCCCGATGGCTGGCTGAAATCCGGCGATGTTGCGGCGCGCGATGCGGCGGGGTATTACACCATCATCGACCGCATCAAGGACATGTATATTTCCGGCGGCGAAAACGTCTATCCCGCTGAGGTGGAGCGCGTTCTGATAACCCATCCCGCCATACTGGAAGCCGCCGTCATCGGCATCCCCCACCCGAAATGGGGCGAAGTTGGCGCGGCGTTCATAATCGCGCGACCCGGTCATGACTGCGACACGGACACATTGACCGACTGGTGCCGTGCGCGTCTGGCGGGCTACAAGACCCCGAAATCCTTTCATCTGATCGACGATTTTCCCCGCACCGCCGCTGGCAAGGTGCGCAAACCCCTGTTGCGAAAGATGCTGCCATGACCCCCCTGATCCGTATGGAATGGGTGCCCACCCAGGAAGAATTTGACCGCTTCGCCCATATCTCGGGCGATGATAACCCCATTCATGTTGATCCCGAATTTTCGGCGCGCACGCGCTTTGGGCGGACTGTCAGCCATGGGATGCTGATCTATACCAAGCTGTGGGGCATGGTCAGCCGCACCTTTCCGGCACGGGCGCACAGGTTTCAGTCGATGATGTTCCCCAACCCCGCCTATGCGGGCGAGGCGCTGATACTTGAAATCAGCGAAACCCCCGAAGGGCAGTTGTCGGTCATAGCCTTGCGCAAGGCGGATGAAAAAATCGTATTTCAGGGACAGGCACAGGTGGCATAATGCAGATCGGACAATTTTCGGAAACCACGCGCAGCTACAGTGCCGATGATCTGGACGCATTAGCAGATCTGGCAGGCATGGACGTGGGGGACACAATCCCCGAACCCCTGATCGGGGCGCTGTTTTCCTATTTGCTGGGCGTGCATTTGCCGGGTTCGGGGACCAATTATCTGAAGCAGGAATTGTGCTTTCTTGCGCCTGCGCCACTGGACCAGACACTGACTGCGCGTGTCGAAATCACACGCCTGCGCCCCGAAAAGCATCTGGCCGATCTGGCAACCACATGCCGCACCGAAAACGGCACACTGGTCTGCGAAGGGCGCGCACTGGTTCTGATCCGCGATGTGGGCGCATAGATCCGGCCACAAGGCGCGCTTCACAGGCGTATACGTTGCATCTGACACGCCTGCCTGGGCCTGCCGCCCGCCCCCTTGATCAGGCGACCATTGCTTTGCCGCTGTCCCTAAGTCCGGCGGTATCGGGGCGGGGTTGCGCAAATTGCAGCATGTCATCCGCAACCTTTGCGATCAGCGCTGCGTCATGGCTGACCAATGTGATTGACAGCCCTTCTTCGCGGGCAAGACCCGCCAGCATCATGATCACATCGCGCTGGGTGATCGGATCAAGGCGCGATGTCGGTTCATCCGCGAATAGAAAACGCGGGCGTGCCAGCATCGCGCGCAGCAGCGCCAGCCTTTGCAATTCCCCACCCGACACGGCATCGGGGCGGCGCGACAAAAGCGCCGGATCAAGCCGCAGGCGGGCCAGCAGTGTTTCGATCTGCCCTGCGGGCGCGCGATGCAGCCGCGCGACATCTGCAAGGGTCTGGCCAAGGGTGCGTTTGCGCGCAAAGGCAGCGACAGGGTCCTGATACAGCTTCTGGCACGCGGTCGGGGCAAGTTCCGGCGCGCGGACGACCTGTCCCGCATCAGGGGGCAGCAGGCCCAGCAGCGCATCGCCAAGGCTGGACTTCCCGCATCCTGATGGTCCTGTGACCCCAAGAATGCGCCCGCGTTGCAGTGTCAGATCCAGCCCGTCAATCAGCACCTGTCCCCGCCGGGACAATGTCAGCCCTTGGGTGCGCAACACGGTCTCCCCGACACTTGCCGCCGTTTCCCGTTCGGGCCAGTGTTCGGGGTCGGCCGCAATCAGATCGCGGGTATATGCGGCCTGCGGGTTGGCAAAGACATCCGCCGTCGTGCCGGTTTCCACCACCGCCCCTTCGCGCAGCACAATCAGCCGCCCGCCGATCATGCGCGCAAGCGCAAGGTCATGGGTGATGACCATCAGCCCGCCCCCTTGCCCCAGTTCACCCAGCAACAGGGCCGCAACATCATTGCGGCGCGCGGCATCCAGCCCCTTGGTCGGTTCATCGGCGATGACGATGGGCGCACCACCTGCGCGCGCGGCGGCAATGGCCACGCGCTGCGCCATGCCGCCCGACAATTCATGCGGGTAACTTGCGATTGCCGCGCCGCCCAAGCCGAAAGCCACCAGATCGGTGCTTGCCTGCTGGCGGGCCTGTGCGCGGGGCAGTCCACGAACCAGCCTGTGCGCATCGGCCACCTGTGCGCCCGCACGCATCAGCGGGTCCAGCGACAGCCACGGTTCTTGTGGCAACACTGCTATTTCGCGACCCCATAGCCTGCGGAATGCGGCGCGGTCGGCCCCCGCGCGCAAATGGCGCGTCCCAATGCTGACCTGCCCTGCGGCGTTCAGACTGTCCGGCAACGTGCCCATGATGGCCTGCGCCAGCAGGCTTTTGCCGGACCCCGTTTCGCCCAGAATGATCAATGGCTCGCCCGGTTCCAACCGTAATGAGACAGGATCAAGCAGCCGTGTCGCGCCATCGGATACCGAAATATCAGTCGCATGCAGAAGTGTCATTGCTTTTGCCCTCCGGCCAGCAGGGTCAGCCCCAGCAGCAGTGTGAATGTGGCCAGCACCGGTGTCAGCAGCGCCATGGGGGCCTCGCGCCAATAGGGCAGCAGTTCCACCATCATCAGCCCCAGTTCCGGCGTGGGCGCACGCATGCCGACGCTGACAAACCCAAGGGCTGCGATGCCCATGATCGCGGTGGCGGTGCCAAAAGCGGCGGCAGTCAGCATCAAGGGCGCGATTTCAGGCCACAGATGGGTGCGAAACACATAAGCCGCGCGAAAGCCCAGCAAGCGCGACGCCTGCACCGCAGGGCTGGCCAGCGTGGCGCGTGTGGCCGCACGGGTCAGGCGAAAGAACTCCACCCACAGCACCAGTGACAGCCCCGCCCAGAACCCCAGCGCCGTGCCCGGCATAATCGCCAGCACAATCAGCACCAGCAACAGCCCCGGCAGCGCCATCAGCGCATCGGCCAGAATGACCAGCACCCGTTCAACCCAGCCGCCGCGCGCCGCCGCCAGCGTGCCAAGGACCAGCCCTGCCGCGCCCGCCGTGGCCACCGCCGCCAGCGCAATCGCAGGCGACAGGCGCAGCGCATGGGCCAGCCGGTGCCACAGTGACCGGCCCAGATGGTCATAGCCGAAGGGCGCGCCTGCATCCGGCCCCGCAAGCGACTTCATCAGCGATTGCGCAAATGGATCACCGGGCACCAGAACCGGACCAAGAAGCGCAAACCCCGCAACCAGCGCCAGCACCACAGCCCCGATTGCGCGGCCCAGCGGCATGTTTAGCGGCGGATTATTGGCTAATGTCGTCATCTTGCCCCCCTTGGGTCAATCCGCGTGACCGCAAGATCAATCAGCGCGTTGACCAGCACGAAGCCCAGCCCCAGCATCAGCGCGGTGCCCTGCACCATTGGCACATCGCGCGCGAAGACCGCATGCACCAGCGCATGCCCGATGCCGGGCCAGCCAACGATGGATTCAATAACAACAACCCCTTCAACCAGCATAACAAATTGCAACCCCAGATAGGTCAGCAACGGGACGGAAACATTGCGCAGCCCGTGCCGCCACAGAACCTGCCTGCGCGACAGCCCTTTCCATTGGGCAAACTGATAGAAGGGCATTGCCGCAATGCTGGCCATGGCATCGCGCGCAATGCGGGCATTCACTGCCGCCAGTCCCAGCGCCAGCGCCAGCGCGGGCAAAATGAAATGCCGCCCCGCGCCATAGCCTGCGGCGGGTAGCCAGCCAAACTGCACCGACAGGATAAGGATCAGGATCAGCGCCATCAGAAATTGCGGGATGGCCTTGACGCCCGTGGACACGACCAGCAGCCCCCGGTCCAGCCAGCCACCCGGACGCAGGCCCGCCAATATACCCAGCGGCGGGCCAATCAGCAACGACAAGCCAATTGCCGCCAGCGCCAGCCATAGCGAAGCCCCCAGTTGATGGCCGATTTCCGCGATCACCGGTTGCCCCGACACCAGCGACACGCCGAAATCGAACCGCAGCAGATCGCCCATCCATTGCACGAAGGCGGGGAACCAATGGCCGCCAAGCCCCAGTTCTTCGCGCACCGCATCGGCGGCGGCGGTGTTGACATTGTCATACCCGTAGCGCCCCGCCGCGATGCGCCAAGCGGCGTCCCCCGGCAGGCTGCGCATCATCGCAAATGTTGCCGCCCCCACAAGAAGCGCCACAGTGGCGGCCTGTATCAGTCGTGAAATCAGCATATTCATTGGGCAAACCGCAGCCCTGCCAGACCGAAATTACGTTCCCACGGGTCGATTACAGCGCCTTCAATGCCGGATTTGACCGCCAGCGTCTGCTGATACCATGCAATCGGGATCACCGGCAGTTCGGCCTGAAGAATGGCACCGATCCGGGCGCGGTCGGCATCTGTGCCGTCGCCGCGTGCCAGCGTCCGGGCCAGATTCACCAATTCAGGGCTGTCCCATCCCATCGCGCCCCAGTCGCCAGTCGGGGCGAAATCCGACAGCACGGTGCCGATCGGGTCGGGGATCAGGGCGAAATTGCGCGCCAGCAGGCCCAGTTCCAGCGTGCCCGCCTGATGGCCTGCCGGAATTTCAGACGAATTGGTGCTGTTG
Proteins encoded in this window:
- a CDS encoding branched-chain amino acid ABC transporter permease; amino-acid sequence: MIRFFLSGDHPQSRVLTALLLVILVTLALAPFLFPGTRSLETAARICIFIVLVASYDLLLGYAGIVSFAHTMFFGMGAYGVAIATQRMGTGYDAMIVGTVAGTALAAVFALGIALFSLRVRAIFFAMITLAIASAVGVLVSQLSGITGGEDGMNIRIPRELTPAFRPFDEPVLGLRITGRHLNYYLVFFSCLIMFLVLLRVVNSPFGRVLQAIRENAFRAEAIGYRVVYYRAMATVLSAAVAALAGAVFAIWLRYVGPATTLGVEIMLDILLIVVIGGMGTMYGAVIGTVVFVLAQNYLKDWMGGASDATSFLPLVPDLLNPDRWLMWLGILFILSVYFFPSGVVGRLRGKA
- a CDS encoding alpha/beta fold hydrolase yields the protein MTRPAARYIHVHRHGSGPALVFLHGWTMAGDIFADAFRRLGDRFSCIAPDLPGHGRTEGYAPDVHGATEMLADLLQAEDLRNVTLIGWSLGALVGWSHLRHGGGARIGAMVSLDMSPRPLNGGDWSLGLHGQTAQQARAKGQWFRDDWASAANVIARSMFAGPQGAPGLDIAQASARISAQDPQLMAGLWDSLVACDCRDTIRRLPVPLLAIHGAASRAYPQETAHWLANSAPRGAFSIMPQAGHSPLLEQPDATCAEIAQFALNPESRC
- a CDS encoding TetR/AcrR family transcriptional regulator — its product is MEKPAATRIPRTRRGRETREAILRAAESEIGAQGYAAASINDITRAAGIAQGTFYIYFDSKEHVFRELVAEMGRFTRKTLSDAVASAPDRLGAERLGLRAFLDIAATRPTLYNIVEEARFVDPDSYNSYFKSFARGYANNLAAAAREGEIRPGNAEIRAWALMGMAVTLGERFGLTGADPDEVVAEVFDMLENGLRP
- a CDS encoding enoyl-CoA hydratase/isomerase family protein, producing MTAVTLTHDAGIATLTLNRPDRCNALDDSLLAGLHAALDTLGQPRAVVLRAAGRHFSTGGDVARFAQEVAAGNGARYGDAVVGGLNRAILRIAALPCPVIAEVQGALTGGALGLVLATDMIAMNRTAFVQPFYSVVGFAPDGGWTALLPDRIGPARARSILLLNQRLGAQDLAALGLAQAVADDTAPVVAQWLATLDTHLAGSMTATKALLHDQPRLQRALDAERAAFIARLNTDEVRYGMARFLAQLKGS
- a CDS encoding AMP-binding protein, whose translation is MGFAPDMAAKRAELTPDALAFLDHSTGRNWTFAQVNAEAAAVAGGLLGLGLEQGARVAILCHNRAEFFIALFACQKAGLILCPLNWRQPDAELRPLLASVGCSAILHDAAHATLAQALSDGQPCIGFAAQGGFDLHGPPPPPRQIDDDAPWYLLFTSGTTGLPKAVIQTPRMAMGNAVNIAQHLGLSSHDSTACFLPLFHTAGINLFTLPVFLWGGHSHVLAKFQPDDLFDLIATGRISHFFGVPAIYQAFSLHPAIDDVDLTRLRSYACGGAALPAEVIRFFADRGAVICNGYGMTETGPTGFLLDPAAALARIGSIGKPQTMTEARLSGVPDGQPGEGELEMRGATVTPGYFGDPDATASAFTPDGWLKSGDVAARDAAGYYTIIDRIKDMYISGGENVYPAEVERVLITHPAILEAAVIGIPHPKWGEVGAAFIIARPGHDCDTDTLTDWCRARLAGYKTPKSFHLIDDFPRTAAGKVRKPLLRKMLP
- a CDS encoding MaoC/PaaZ C-terminal domain-containing protein, with product MTPLIRMEWVPTQEEFDRFAHISGDDNPIHVDPEFSARTRFGRTVSHGMLIYTKLWGMVSRTFPARAHRFQSMMFPNPAYAGEALILEISETPEGQLSVIALRKADEKIVFQGQAQVA
- a CDS encoding ABC transporter ATP-binding protein codes for the protein MTLLHATDISVSDGATRLLDPVSLRLEPGEPLIILGETGSGKSLLAQAIMGTLPDSLNAAGQVSIGTRHLRAGADRAAFRRLWGREIAVLPQEPWLSLDPLMRAGAQVADAHRLVRGLPRAQARQQASTDLVAFGLGGAAIASYPHELSGGMAQRVAIAAARAGGAPIVIADEPTKGLDAARRNDVAALLLGELGQGGGLMVITHDLALARMIGGRLIVLREGAVVETGTTADVFANPQAAYTRDLIAADPEHWPERETAASVGETVLRTQGLTLSRRGQVLIDGLDLTLQRGRILGVTGPSGCGKSSLGDALLGLLPPDAGQVVRAPELAPTACQKLYQDPVAAFARKRTLGQTLADVARLHRAPAGQIETLLARLRLDPALLSRRPDAVSGGELQRLALLRAMLARPRFLFADEPTSRLDPITQRDVIMMLAGLAREEGLSITLVSHDAALIAKVADDMLQFAQPRPDTAGLRDSGKAMVA
- a CDS encoding ABC transporter permease produces the protein MTTLANNPPLNMPLGRAIGAVVLALVAGFALLGPVLVPGDPFAQSLMKSLAGPDAGAPFGYDHLGRSLWHRLAHALRLSPAIALAAVATAGAAGLVLGTLAAARGGWVERVLVILADALMALPGLLLVLIVLAIMPGTALGFWAGLSLVLWVEFFRLTRAATRATLASPAVQASRLLGFRAAYVFRTHLWPEIAPLMLTAAAFGTATAIMGIAALGFVSVGMRAPTPELGLMMVELLPYWREAPMALLTPVLATFTLLLGLTLLAGGQKQ
- a CDS encoding ABC transporter permease, which codes for MNMLISRLIQAATVALLVGAATFAMMRSLPGDAAWRIAAGRYGYDNVNTAAADAVREELGLGGHWFPAFVQWMGDLLRFDFGVSLVSGQPVIAEIGHQLGASLWLALAAIGLSLLIGPPLGILAGLRPGGWLDRGLLVVSTGVKAIPQFLMALILILILSVQFGWLPAAGYGAGRHFILPALALALGLAAVNARIARDAMASIAAMPFYQFAQWKGLSRRQVLWRHGLRNVSVPLLTYLGLQFVMLVEGVVVIESIVGWPGIGHALVHAVFARDVPMVQGTALMLGLGFVLVNALIDLAVTRIDPRGAR